From Alcaligenes faecalis, the proteins below share one genomic window:
- a CDS encoding DUF6270 domain-containing protein — MEFFIYGGCASRDAFSLADSFLSAPDKKILKYFSRTVPASFSQTGFSIDLKFNHNFHKRLFEEDSKKIFFNFLCTDLADNQFLILDFASAVRLNLYNVLGKIGTLTPQTKAAFIDCSIKYKTIPCWSDEFVFHHNLGMVHFQKFLKRNYRRVILNKLYFSNHCSDGSFLDVDVAVYNDRLNFIYDTIIDFFPLENVIDFGADLLVCDINHKWGVDVFHFTEDYYRYFDYRLSKVCSF; from the coding sequence ATGGAATTTTTTATTTATGGTGGCTGTGCCAGTCGGGATGCTTTTTCGCTTGCTGATTCCTTTCTCTCAGCTCCAGATAAGAAGATTTTAAAGTATTTTTCACGTACTGTTCCTGCATCTTTTTCTCAGACTGGTTTTTCTATTGATTTAAAATTTAATCATAATTTTCATAAAAGGTTGTTTGAGGAAGACTCGAAAAAAATTTTTTTTAATTTCTTATGTACTGATCTTGCGGATAATCAATTTCTAATTTTAGATTTTGCTTCGGCTGTCCGTTTAAATTTGTATAATGTTCTTGGGAAAATTGGTACATTAACTCCCCAAACTAAAGCGGCTTTTATTGATTGTTCTATTAAATATAAGACTATTCCATGTTGGTCGGATGAGTTCGTTTTTCATCATAATTTAGGTATGGTGCATTTTCAAAAATTTTTGAAAAGAAATTATCGTAGGGTAATTTTGAATAAGTTATATTTTTCTAATCATTGTAGTGATGGCTCTTTTTTGGATGTCGATGTTGCTGTTTATAATGATCGATTGAATTTTATTTACGATACTATTATTGATTTTTTTCCGCTCGAAAATGTTATTGATTTTGGTGCCGATTTATTGGTTTGTGATATTAATCATAAGTGGGGGGTAGATGTATTTCATTTTACGGAAGATTATTATCGATACTTTGATTATAGGTTGTCTAAGGTTTGTTCGTTTTAG
- a CDS encoding polysaccharide deacetylase: MAGLKRYCLLTVDVEALKSRASDRHVQRLVWGRHSLGVAGIREFCTIGNEFGAKHVFFTDLCGAYSNFSQMREVVIWLNSQGQDVQLHTHPETLPKSFWQQHGWSALPRYMNEYTEQSRAEFVLRHFSKLITDITGKPILAHRAGSFRWNALTIKALQELGIPLSFNQSMRALESGRGIYGEPGSLPYSWSNGVIEVPVTERWVPGVPGFRPDRWVSLTYPESPYFKFGSRPIPTWKHPFAPKPAPVTVVLLHSWSFLERDEAGHAVYRDDRLLEGYRKFVRRLVKDCEVITTAEFLELRAQGKIDVSRTVNLEQVGKPV, encoded by the coding sequence ATGGCGGGCTTAAAGCGTTATTGTCTTTTAACTGTTGATGTAGAGGCTTTAAAATCACGTGCTTCTGATCGTCATGTGCAACGCCTTGTCTGGGGGCGTCACTCTTTAGGTGTCGCGGGTATTCGTGAGTTTTGTACGATTGGTAATGAATTTGGTGCTAAGCATGTGTTCTTCACTGACCTTTGTGGTGCTTACTCTAATTTTTCTCAAATGCGCGAGGTTGTTATTTGGTTGAACTCACAAGGCCAAGACGTACAGCTGCATACGCATCCCGAGACGTTACCCAAATCCTTTTGGCAGCAACATGGGTGGTCCGCTTTACCTCGCTACATGAATGAGTACACTGAGCAGTCTCGTGCCGAATTTGTTCTACGCCATTTCAGTAAGCTCATCACCGATATAACAGGCAAGCCCATTCTTGCTCACCGCGCTGGTTCTTTCCGGTGGAACGCTTTAACTATTAAGGCGTTGCAAGAGCTTGGTATTCCTTTATCGTTCAACCAGTCCATGCGTGCCTTGGAAAGTGGCCGAGGTATATATGGCGAGCCAGGCTCTCTCCCTTACTCCTGGTCCAATGGCGTAATTGAAGTTCCCGTTACCGAGCGTTGGGTGCCAGGAGTTCCAGGTTTCCGCCCAGATCGTTGGGTCAGTCTGACCTATCCTGAGTCCCCTTACTTCAAATTTGGCTCTCGCCCCATCCCAACTTGGAAACATCCTTTTGCACCTAAGCCTGCACCGGTTACTGTGGTGCTCTTACACTCATGGTCTTTTCTTGAGCGTGATGAGGCAGGGCATGCGGTATATCGAGATGATCGATTGCTGGAGGGATATCGGAAATTTGTGCGCCGCCTTGTCAAGGATTGTGAGGTCATCACCACCGCAGAATTTTTAGAACTGCGCGCTCAGGGTAAAATCGACGTTTCGCGAACAGTTAACTTAGAGCAGGTAGGCAAACCAGTATGA
- a CDS encoding polysaccharide deacetylase, which translates to MRDRYAMITVDTEALPKRASDDHVNRLIWGRFPKGTAGVAEMCKIGDEFGVKHVFFTDLCGAYSRLDELKEVVRWLDEQGQDVQLHTHPEYLPDSFWKENGLSNRPQYMNQYTEQARAEFVFKHFAGLMSEVTGKPVLAHRAGSFRWNADTIRALKAVGIPLSFNNSVCAVHNKQCIYSKPTNNPFVWSNGVIEVPMTEKRILGKVGKPEWWARLTYPESSYFRFRPWWGQLLLNTLSGNPSFAVFLLHSWSLLFWDENGLGEYRDDSRMEGYRKLLARLTKDYDVITTAEFLDLKARGKIVVPDTVDLSLAELQAEPDNKIQKKA; encoded by the coding sequence ATGAGGGATCGCTACGCAATGATTACGGTCGATACAGAGGCGCTACCAAAGCGAGCTTCTGACGACCATGTTAATCGTCTGATCTGGGGGCGATTTCCAAAGGGTACGGCCGGTGTGGCCGAAATGTGCAAGATCGGTGACGAGTTTGGCGTCAAGCATGTGTTCTTTACGGACTTGTGTGGCGCCTACTCTCGGCTGGATGAGCTGAAAGAGGTTGTGCGCTGGCTGGACGAGCAAGGTCAGGATGTGCAGCTGCACACTCATCCTGAGTACTTGCCCGACAGCTTCTGGAAAGAGAATGGCTTGTCGAACCGCCCGCAGTACATGAACCAGTACACCGAGCAGGCCCGTGCGGAGTTCGTGTTCAAGCATTTTGCAGGTTTGATGTCCGAGGTAACCGGCAAGCCGGTTCTGGCGCATCGTGCCGGTTCGTTCCGCTGGAATGCAGATACGATTCGTGCTCTGAAGGCAGTGGGTATTCCTTTGTCCTTCAATAATTCTGTATGTGCTGTCCATAACAAGCAATGCATTTACAGCAAGCCCACGAACAATCCTTTTGTTTGGTCCAACGGCGTGATCGAAGTGCCCATGACCGAGAAACGGATTTTAGGTAAGGTAGGCAAGCCAGAGTGGTGGGCTCGCCTTACTTACCCAGAGTCCAGCTATTTCCGCTTCCGCCCCTGGTGGGGGCAGTTGTTGCTGAACACGCTTAGCGGCAATCCGTCATTTGCGGTTTTCTTGCTGCACTCCTGGTCCTTGCTGTTCTGGGACGAGAATGGCTTGGGTGAGTATCGTGACGATAGCCGCATGGAGGGCTATCGCAAGTTGCTAGCCCGTCTGACTAAAGACTATGACGTGATTACGACGGCAGAGTTTCTGGATTTGAAGGCTCGCGGAAAAATTGTTGTGCCTGATACGGTGGACTTGTCGCTGGCAGAGCTGCAAGCAGAACCGGACAATAAAATTCAGAAAAAGGCCTGA
- a CDS encoding heparinase II/III family protein has translation MMIRNSDVLKSLFPDASSLDDVKSKSIVYNSIIDTNNFGCVDIKDGVWSSGPQDNRSWLWSLHSYSLFDCLIACKYEGYVNELVSSWAVLFENRPVDDDFPWHDHATALRLERLARMALVFDKFKFYDLVKSHADLLLRKDFYSENTNHGFDQAMSLLVASLVFEGMEGYLLWRKTGLQRLKQEINFAFTEEGIHVENSPAYHVGMTNNLIRARKVLSLLGDAGAYLDSIFKGALWFLAWITRPDRFVALLGDSASYRPNVSSALSSFEQFEFIKWVLSAGKEGRHPDMTSIIFEKSGYAVYRSDWKDWVNHTHIVFKSGFLSKYHRQDDDLNILVYAYGEDWLIDSGMYNHNQSDPVRLYMRSALAHNIPYVPDSRVNRSSPSSSFSYLRPSSAPGYAFAVDGFTKMYSGGRIRRRLLVRDAGYFRIHDKFLGYDGQSKYCIFHFPKDKSIVSSFGKAVVKGRNANLIIRCSDKKISCNVFSGKCDVFSSLTSKIFNVVEDSQAVVFGPSFDSDLVFSFDFKERL, from the coding sequence ATGATGATTCGTAATTCTGACGTGTTAAAGTCATTGTTTCCAGATGCTTCTTCTTTAGATGATGTGAAAAGCAAGTCTATTGTTTACAACTCCATAATAGATACAAATAATTTTGGTTGTGTTGATATCAAGGATGGGGTGTGGTCAAGCGGCCCTCAAGATAATCGTTCATGGTTGTGGAGTCTTCATTCCTATTCCTTGTTTGATTGTTTAATTGCTTGTAAATACGAGGGTTATGTGAATGAGTTGGTTAGCTCATGGGCTGTATTATTTGAAAATAGGCCTGTTGATGATGATTTTCCATGGCATGACCATGCTACCGCATTGAGATTAGAGCGGTTAGCTAGAATGGCATTGGTTTTTGATAAGTTTAAATTTTATGATTTGGTGAAGTCTCATGCTGATCTATTGTTGAGAAAAGATTTTTATTCTGAAAATACTAATCATGGTTTTGATCAGGCAATGTCTTTGTTAGTGGCATCCTTAGTTTTTGAGGGTATGGAAGGGTATTTGCTTTGGCGTAAGACTGGCCTTCAAAGATTAAAGCAAGAAATTAATTTTGCTTTTACGGAAGAGGGTATTCATGTGGAAAATAGCCCTGCCTACCATGTTGGTATGACTAATAACTTGATTAGGGCTAGAAAAGTCCTTTCCTTATTAGGAGATGCTGGGGCATATCTTGATAGTATTTTTAAAGGAGCTCTTTGGTTTTTAGCTTGGATTACTCGGCCAGATCGATTTGTTGCTTTATTAGGTGATAGTGCTAGTTATCGTCCAAATGTTTCAAGTGCATTGTCAAGTTTTGAGCAGTTTGAGTTTATTAAATGGGTGTTGAGCGCTGGAAAGGAAGGTCGCCATCCAGATATGACATCTATTATCTTCGAGAAGTCAGGTTATGCTGTGTATAGATCTGATTGGAAAGATTGGGTTAATCATACACATATTGTGTTTAAAAGTGGGTTTTTGAGTAAATATCATCGTCAAGACGATGATTTGAATATTCTTGTCTACGCTTATGGTGAAGATTGGCTTATTGACTCTGGAATGTATAACCATAATCAGAGTGATCCTGTTCGTCTATATATGAGGTCAGCCTTGGCACATAATATTCCTTATGTGCCTGATTCAAGAGTTAATAGATCGAGCCCTAGCTCATCATTTTCTTATTTGCGCCCTTCATCTGCTCCTGGATATGCTTTTGCTGTAGATGGGTTTACTAAGATGTATTCAGGAGGAAGGATTAGGCGTAGGCTGTTAGTTAGAGATGCTGGTTATTTTAGAATTCATGATAAATTTTTAGGATATGATGGTCAGAGTAAATATTGTATTTTTCATTTTCCTAAGGATAAATCTATAGTTTCTTCTTTTGGGAAAGCGGTTGTTAAAGGTCGGAATGCAAATTTAATTATTCGCTGTTCTGATAAAAAGATATCATGTAATGTATTTTCCGGGAAATGTGATGTTTTTTCTAGTCTAACTAGTAAAATATTTAATGTGGTAGAGGATTCTCAAGCGGTTGTTTTTGGCCCTTCTTTTGATAGTGATTTGGTTTTTTCTTTCGATTTTAAAGAAAGGTTATAA
- a CDS encoding CgeB family protein: MIGRAIRALGARVYTHPTVSEDGKPAGQFGQLKVALVSDYFTADCLSAECSIRILNPRNYEEVISSWKPDLLFVESVFHGLGGAWRYELAKQSRLIRLRTPRTIYKLVQFAKDQGVPTVFWNKDDGAYFEHFIDVAKAFDYVFTTDSDCLPRYRARLSPDVPVNTLSMPYQPAFHSFTGFDFTRKEGCFTGSYYRRILSERRRFLDMIFGACEDAQMHLNAYDRNHDRLSRHIEFRFPRSTHLQVHGQVPHRETGRIYKEHVMCLNVNSVTDSDTMCSRRLLEILASGGIAVTNPGRAVDRYFRDFCHVVHSREQASELFARLLQGPTAQDCERAAAGAAYVRQFHTWEHRLQELADVVGF; the protein is encoded by the coding sequence ATGATCGGTCGTGCAATCCGGGCCCTGGGGGCGCGCGTCTACACGCACCCAACCGTCAGCGAAGACGGCAAGCCTGCAGGGCAGTTTGGGCAATTGAAAGTGGCCTTGGTCTCGGACTACTTCACGGCAGATTGCCTGTCAGCCGAATGCTCCATCCGTATCCTGAACCCGCGCAATTACGAGGAGGTCATCTCCTCCTGGAAGCCTGATCTGCTTTTTGTGGAGTCCGTGTTTCATGGGCTGGGTGGCGCGTGGCGTTACGAGCTGGCCAAACAGTCACGCCTTATCCGTTTGCGCACGCCTCGCACGATTTACAAGCTGGTGCAGTTCGCTAAGGATCAGGGTGTGCCCACGGTGTTCTGGAACAAGGATGACGGGGCGTACTTCGAGCACTTCATTGATGTGGCCAAGGCCTTTGATTATGTATTCACCACGGACAGCGATTGCCTGCCGCGTTATCGGGCCCGTTTGAGTCCTGATGTGCCTGTGAATACCTTGAGCATGCCGTATCAGCCTGCGTTTCATAGTTTCACGGGCTTTGATTTCACGCGCAAGGAAGGGTGTTTTACGGGCAGTTATTACCGCCGCATTCTCAGTGAGCGTCGGCGTTTTCTGGATATGATTTTCGGGGCCTGTGAAGATGCTCAAATGCATCTGAATGCCTACGACCGGAATCATGACAGATTGTCCCGTCATATTGAATTCCGTTTTCCTCGTTCGACCCATTTACAGGTGCACGGCCAGGTGCCGCACCGCGAGACGGGGCGTATCTACAAAGAGCACGTGATGTGCCTGAACGTGAATTCGGTCACGGACTCGGACACCATGTGCTCGCGCCGCTTGCTGGAAATTCTGGCCAGTGGGGGCATTGCGGTGACTAACCCCGGTCGTGCGGTGGATCGTTATTTTCGTGACTTTTGCCATGTGGTGCATTCCCGTGAGCAGGCCAGTGAATTGTTTGCCCGTCTGCTCCAAGGTCCCACCGCACAGGACTGCGAGCGTGCGGCGGCGGGGGCGGCTTATGTACGCCAGTTCCACACCTGGGAGCATCGCCTCCAGGAGTTGGCTGATGTGGTCGGCTTCTAG
- a CDS encoding glycosyltransferase family 4 protein, translating into MLFKLWRGLLREPWMALSRRLTLFMVRRQTRRGQRRETPYEPVPGRLLYVPASALPYHISGYTTRTHEIIRAMQAAGGDICVLTRPGYPWDRKDRLVDADQDETLVDGVRYAHARNPSNKRPVMQFAIEAATSIAQEAIKQRVAVIHAASNHVNALPALIAARQLGIPFQYEMRGLWELSRASRMPEFRDSQGFKQGLELEGLVASQADRLFVISEQLGQYAREHWNVDPARMGLMPNCVDPSRFTPGAAQDVQPNTIVYAGSLIVYEGLDVLIDAVADLAGRGKDVTLTIIGDGEARAQLQAQVQSLGMEQHVLFAGRVSPEEARALQAKAALVCIPRRPFEVCRIVPPIKLVEAMAMGKPVLVPDLPVFQDEVGPCRSVRFFKAGDVQDLARVLEETFQAGPEVLAQDGALAREEATQRRSWADFVVHALPAGANS; encoded by the coding sequence ATGCTCTTTAAGTTATGGCGTGGGCTGTTGCGTGAGCCTTGGATGGCTCTGAGCCGGCGGTTGACCTTGTTTATGGTGCGTCGGCAAACCCGACGCGGTCAGCGTCGCGAGACCCCTTACGAGCCTGTGCCAGGACGTTTACTGTATGTGCCGGCTAGTGCTTTGCCATATCACATCAGTGGCTACACCACCCGTACCCACGAGATTATTCGCGCCATGCAGGCGGCAGGTGGCGATATCTGCGTGCTGACACGCCCAGGTTATCCATGGGATCGTAAAGACAGATTGGTGGATGCCGATCAAGATGAAACCCTGGTGGATGGGGTGCGATATGCGCATGCTCGCAATCCTTCCAACAAGCGCCCCGTCATGCAGTTCGCCATAGAAGCCGCCACCTCCATCGCCCAGGAAGCCATCAAGCAACGCGTTGCCGTCATCCATGCCGCTTCCAACCACGTCAATGCCTTGCCGGCATTGATCGCCGCACGTCAGTTAGGCATTCCGTTCCAATATGAAATGCGCGGTCTGTGGGAGTTGAGCCGGGCCTCCCGCATGCCGGAGTTCCGTGATTCTCAAGGTTTCAAGCAGGGCCTGGAACTGGAAGGTCTGGTTGCCAGTCAGGCAGATCGCTTGTTTGTGATTTCCGAGCAGTTGGGTCAATACGCTCGCGAGCACTGGAATGTTGATCCTGCACGTATGGGCCTGATGCCCAATTGTGTCGACCCCTCGCGCTTTACTCCCGGCGCTGCTCAGGATGTGCAGCCCAACACGATTGTCTACGCTGGTTCTTTGATTGTTTATGAAGGGCTGGATGTCTTGATTGACGCTGTGGCGGATCTGGCAGGCCGTGGCAAGGATGTGACCCTGACCATTATTGGGGATGGGGAGGCGCGCGCTCAGTTGCAGGCTCAGGTGCAAAGTCTGGGTATGGAACAGCACGTGCTGTTTGCTGGTCGAGTCTCGCCTGAAGAGGCCCGCGCCTTGCAGGCCAAAGCCGCGCTGGTATGTATTCCTCGCCGCCCCTTTGAAGTGTGCCGTATCGTGCCTCCCATCAAACTGGTCGAGGCGATGGCGATGGGCAAACCCGTTCTGGTGCCGGATTTGCCGGTGTTTCAGGATGAAGTTGGTCCCTGTCGCTCGGTACGCTTTTTTAAAGCGGGTGATGTGCAGGATCTGGCTCGTGTGTTGGAGGAAACTTTTCAGGCTGGTCCGGAAGTGTTGGCACAGGATGGTGCCTTGGCACGTGAAGAAGCCACGCAGCGCCGCAGCTGGGCTGACTTTGTGGTGCATGCTTTGCCAGCCGGGGCTAACTCATGA